In Archocentrus centrarchus isolate MPI-CPG fArcCen1 chromosome 1, fArcCen1, whole genome shotgun sequence, the following proteins share a genomic window:
- the ugdh gene encoding UDP-glucose 6-dehydrogenase, translated as MFQIKRICCIGAGYVGGPTCSVIAHMCPEITVTVVDVNESRIKAWNSDTLPIYEPGLKEVVESCRGRNLFFSTDIDSAIRDADLVFISVNTPTKTYGMGKGRAADLKFIEACARRIVEVSDGYKIVTEKSTVPVRAAESIRRIFDANTKPSLNLQVLSNPEFLAEGTAVRDLKEPDRVLIGGDETAEGQKAIRALCAVYECWVPKARIITTNTWSSELSKLAANAFLAQRISSINSISALCEATGADVEEVAKAIGMDQRIGNKFLKASVGFGGSCFQKDVLNLVYLCEALNLPEVASYWQQVIDMNEYQRRRFACRIIDCLFNTVTGKKIALLGFSFKKDTGDTRESSSIYISKYLMDEGAKLFIYDPKVLKEQIIHDLSQPSISEDNPERVSELVTVTSDPYEACQSAHALVICTEWDMFKELDYDKIYMNMLKPAFIFDGRRVLDHLHSHLQGLGFQIETIGKKVTPARIPYTPAAAGPRITAGEAPTSKAKV; from the exons ATGTTTCAAATAAAGAGGATCTGTTGCATCGGTGCGGGGTATGTAGGAGGCCCAACTTGCAGCGTCATTGCCCATATGTGCCCTGAGATCACAGTGACTGTTGTGGACGTCAATGAGTCCCGAATCAAAGCCTGGAATTCTGACACTCTGCCCATTTATGAG CCCGGACTGAAAGAGGTGGTTGAATCATGCCGAGGGAgaaacttgtttttttccacagacatAGACTCAGCCATCAGAGACGCCGACCTGGTCTTTATCTCA GTAAACACCCCAACAAAGACATATGGGATGGGGAAAGGTCGTGCAGCTGACCTGAAGTTCATCGAGGCGTGTGCTCGGCGGATTGTAGAGGTATCTGACGGCTACAAGATTGTCACAGAAAAGAGCACGGTCCCGGTGCGCGCCGCCGAGAGCATTAGACGGATATTTGACGCAAACACCAAACCCAGCCTCAATCTGCAA GTGCTGTCCAACCCTGAGTTCCTGGCAGAAGGAACAGCGGTGCGGGATCTGAAGGAGCCAGACCGCGTCCTGATTGGTGGAGATGAGACGGCTGAAGGTCAAAAGGCAATCAGAGCGCTGTGTGCTGTATATGAATGCTGGGTCCCCAAGGCGCGAATCATCACCACCAACACATGGTCATCTGAGCTGTCCAAGCTG GCAGCCAATGCATTCCTGGCACAGCGAATCAGCAGCATCAACAGCATCAGTGCTCTGTGCGAGGCCACCGGAGCCGACGTGGAGGAGGTGGCCAAGGCGATTGGTATGGACCAGAGAATAGGCAACAAGTTCCTTAAAGCCAGCGTAG GTTTCGGAGGGAGCTGTTTCCAGAAGGATGTGTTGAACCTGGTGTATCTGTGCGAGGCCCTCAACCTGCCTGAGGTGGCTTCCTATTGGCAGCAG GTGATTGACATGAATGAGTACCAAAGACGGCGGTTTGCCTGCAGGATCATTGATTGTCTCTTCAACACTGTCACTGGCAAAAAGATTGCTCTGCTGGGCTTTTCCTTCAAAAAGGACACTGGTGACACGAG GGAGTCATCCAGTATCTACATTTCTAAGTATCTGATGGATGAGGGAGCCAAGCTATTCATCTATGACCCCAAAGTTCTTAAAGAGCAAATCATCCACGACCTCTCCCAGCCCAGCATCTCCGAGGACAACCCAGAGAGAG tatCTGAGTTGGTGACTGTGACATCAGACCCTTATGAGGCTTGCCAGAGTGCTCATGCATTGGTCATCTGTACAGAGTGGGACATGTTTAAG GAACTGGACTATGATAAGATTTACATGAATATGCTGAAGCCGGCCTTCATATTTGATGGTCGCAGAGTGCTGGACCACCTTCACTCTCATCTCCAGGGCCTTGGCTTCCAG attGAGACCATCGGTAAGAAAGTGACGCCAGCACGAATCCCCTACACCCCAGCAGCCGCTGGTCCTCGCATCACTGCCGGTGAAGCGCccaccagcaaagcaaaagTCTGA
- the lias gene encoding lipoyl synthase, mitochondrial, which yields MALLKQSCYVAGRFSTNHLWLTPRCVPHVYTSCLSTAPRSTPEGADRKRELLSDDGPDLQDFISGELSEKSKWAEYKGSLKRQKGERLRLPPWLKTEIPIGKNYNRLKNTLRELNLHTVCEEARCPNIGECWGGGEYATATATIMLMGDTCTRGCRFCSVKTARQPPPLDPDEPYNTAKAIVAWGLDYVVLTSVDRDDIADGGAEHFAKTVSNLKERNSQILVECLTPDFRGDLAAVEKVALSGLDVYAHNVETVRELQRHVRDPRANFDQSLSVLKHVKKVKPTVLTKTSIMLGLGETDQQIINTMTELREAAVDCLTFGQYMQPTKRHLKVEEYVTPERFSHWEKVGNDMGFTYTASGPLVRSSYKAGEFFLKNLLKKRKAEVTAEE from the exons ATGGCGCTACTCAAGCAAAGTTGTTACGTAGCGGGTCGTTTCTCCACAAACCATCTATGGCTGACTCCCAGATGTGTCCCACAC GTTTACACCAGCTGCTTATCAACTGCACCCAGATCCACCCCGGAGGGAGCTGACAGAAAGAGGGAGCTGCTCAGTGACGACGGACCCGACCTGCAAGACTTTATTTCGGGGGAATTATCGGAGAAAAGCAAGTGGGCTGAGTACAAAGGCAGCCTGAAGAGGCAGAAGGGAGAGAG GCTGCGGCTTCCTCCGTGGTTGAAGACTGAGATCCCCATTGGAAAGAACTACAACAGGCTGAAGAACACGCTGAGAGAGCTCAACCTTCACACG GTGTGTGAGGAGGCCAGGTGTCCGAACATCGGGGAAtgttggggaggaggagagtACGCCACGGCCACGGCCACCATCATG CTGATGGGAGACACGTGCACCCGTGGGTGCAGATTCTGCTCAGTAAAGACGGCCCGTCAGCCTCCGCCTCTGGACCCCGACGAGCCGTACAACACAGCCAAAGCCATCGTCGCCTGGGGGCTGGACTACGTGGTCCTCACCTCGGTTGACAGAGACG ATATTGCTGATGGCGGAGCGGAGCACTTCGCTAAGACTGTTTCTAACCTGAAGGAAAG AAATTCTCAGATCCTGGTTGAATGTCTGACTCCTGATTTCCGTGGAGACCTAGCGGCGGTGGAGAAGGTTGCCCTGTCGGGATTAGATGTGTATGCCCACAATGTGGAAACGGTGCGTGAGCTGCAAAG GCATGTACGTGACCCCAGAGCAAACTTTGACCAGTCTCTGAGTGTCCTGAAGCACGTGAAAAAGGTCAAACCCACGGTGCTCACTAAGACTTCCATCATGCTGGGGCTCGGAGAGACCGACCAGCAGATCATCAACACTATGACAG AGCTGCGAGAGGCAGCAGTGGACTGTCTAACATTCGGTCAGTACATGCAGCCAACCAAACGCCACCTGAAG GTGGAGGAATATGTCACTCCAGAGAGGTTTTCCCACTGGGAGAAAGTTGGGAATGATATGGGCTTCACCTACACAGCCAGCGGGCCGCTGGTGCGATCCTCCTACAAAGCAG gagagttctttttaaagaatctactgaagaagagaaaagcagaAGTCACTGCAGAAGAATGA